In Spirochaetota bacterium, a single genomic region encodes these proteins:
- a CDS encoding response regulator: MNEPGILIVEDEMIVALDIQSSLERIGYRNVRVASDGAQALETVGEEAPDLILMDILLKGSDADATDGVSIAMMVKERRDIPIIYITAHADDATLQRAKLTQPYGYILKPFNERELRTTIEMALYKHRMETELRRSEERYRRFFEEDLTGDFITDGNGTIVTCNPAFARIFGFSSTDETIGTGFPLLFPSVTDWEGFIRSIRENRMLVYHERELCRTDGSPVYIVANATGIFDGGDLVEIRGYIFDETHRKRLEQQFLQAQKMEAVGRLAGGIAHDFNNLLTVINGYSEFILSQVPAGNPFIREIEEINRAGERAAHLTRQLLAFSRKQVMRPRVVDLNTIVTNIESMLRRLIGEHIELKSRLGEDLWKIEVDPGQIEQVIMNLTVNARDAMPGGGNLLIETANCAVPFAPPGCPPEMRQGDYVRLAISDTGHGFDNETRSHIFEPFFTTKAPGEGTGLGLPTVYGIIAQSDGHIDVHSEPGKGSVFTIFLPRAEKEKTEPAKTLRTTAGEARGGTETVLVVEDEDVVRSLICHVLQLHGYTVLAARNGTDALSIHEHHGGNIELAVVDLVMPGLSGTALAERLRQAVPHIKVLFISGYTDQTIHDLIADEKNAAFLQKPFRPDELASKLREMLDR, from the coding sequence ATGAACGAACCAGGCATTCTCATAGTTGAAGACGAGATGATCGTCGCCCTCGATATCCAGAGTTCTCTCGAGCGGATAGGATACCGCAATGTCCGCGTCGCGTCGGACGGCGCTCAGGCGCTCGAGACTGTGGGAGAGGAGGCGCCGGACCTCATCCTGATGGACATTCTACTCAAGGGGTCCGATGCGGACGCGACCGACGGCGTGTCGATCGCCATGATGGTCAAGGAACGGCGGGACATCCCGATCATCTACATCACCGCGCACGCCGACGACGCCACCCTCCAGCGCGCCAAGCTCACGCAGCCCTACGGTTATATCCTGAAACCCTTCAATGAGCGCGAGCTTCGAACGACCATAGAGATGGCGCTCTACAAGCACCGCATGGAAACCGAGCTTCGCAGGAGCGAGGAGCGTTACCGCCGCTTTTTCGAGGAAGACCTTACGGGAGACTTTATTACCGACGGAAACGGCACGATCGTCACCTGCAATCCCGCATTTGCCCGCATCTTCGGGTTCTCCTCGACGGACGAGACGATCGGGACCGGCTTCCCGCTCCTGTTTCCGTCCGTAACGGACTGGGAGGGCTTCATACGGTCTATCCGGGAGAACAGGATGCTCGTCTACCACGAGCGCGAGCTTTGCCGCACCGATGGTTCCCCCGTGTACATCGTGGCCAACGCCACCGGTATTTTCGACGGCGGCGACCTTGTGGAAATCCGGGGCTATATCTTCGACGAAACCCACCGCAAGCGGCTCGAGCAGCAATTCCTCCAGGCGCAGAAAATGGAAGCCGTGGGAAGGCTTGCCGGCGGCATAGCGCACGACTTCAACAATCTGCTTACTGTCATAAACGGTTACAGCGAGTTCATACTTTCACAGGTCCCCGCCGGGAACCCCTTCATCCGGGAGATAGAGGAAATCAACCGCGCGGGCGAACGGGCGGCCCATCTCACCCGGCAACTCCTCGCCTTCAGCAGGAAACAGGTTATGCGGCCGCGGGTGGTGGACCTCAACACCATCGTCACCAATATCGAATCGATGCTGCGACGGCTCATCGGCGAGCATATCGAGCTGAAAAGCCGCCTGGGAGAAGACCTCTGGAAGATTGAGGTGGACCCTGGACAGATCGAGCAGGTGATCATGAACCTGACCGTTAACGCGCGCGACGCCATGCCCGGCGGGGGCAATCTGCTGATCGAAACCGCCAACTGCGCCGTTCCGTTCGCCCCACCCGGCTGCCCGCCGGAAATGCGGCAGGGTGATTATGTCAGGCTTGCCATAAGCGACACCGGGCATGGTTTTGACAACGAAACAAGATCGCATATCTTCGAGCCCTTCTTTACCACCAAGGCCCCCGGGGAGGGCACGGGGCTGGGCCTTCCGACCGTTTACGGCATCATCGCCCAGAGCGACGGCCATATCGACGTGCATAGCGAGCCGGGAAAGGGCAGCGTGTTCACCATATTCCTGCCGCGCGCGGAAAAGGAAAAGACTGAGCCGGCGAAGACACTCCGCACGACGGCCGGCGAAGCGCGCGGGGGAACGGAGACGGTGCTCGTGGTCGAAGACGAGGACGTTGTGCGAAGCCTCATTTGCCACGTACTTCAGCTGCATGGATATACGGTGCTCGCGGCGCGCAACGGAACCGACGCGCTTTCCATCCATGAACATCACGGGGGAAACATCGAATTAGCGGTCGTCGATCTGGTGATGCCGGGACTAAGCGGAACGGCCCTCGCGGAACGGCTCAGGCAGGCGGTACCGCACATAAAGGTGCTCTTTATTTCAGGCTACACCGACCAAACGATCCACGATTTGATTGCCGACGAGAAAAACGCCGCATTTTTACAGAAGCCGTTCAGGCCTGACGAACTGGCCTCGAAGCTCAGGGAAATGCTGGACCGCTGA
- a CDS encoding class I adenylate-forming enzyme family protein: MKDHKKDALCREAYEKLLPNIADYVALYAKERPKDTAIIEHNTGEVVSWKQFNTSVSAFSAKLLSIGIKKGDIIATSLPLLKEHMYLIHACYRIGAIVAPLDLRLKAKEVQYCMNKMKPKAYFFLGMTPVADFRPLVKEVMQGSPFVKHWVQFQKESDLIMEGAVGITDFVRDIKKVFIKSIFTGAVKRARKLVGKRDACLIIFTTGSTGSPKPALLCHESILIQNIGLAVGFELGITDRMLINLPPSHVGCTTEQLGTTVYGGGVSVILHIFDPKLSLEAIQKHKVTVLGQIPALFNMEWRLPEYKTYDLSTLRFALYGGQAVSREFLVRMKEMAPRIGTGLGLTETAGFCTYTNVDAGVDELVRGIGFDSVLCPISIRDGMKADGTAGAEKPKGEVGEICFAGPQIFLGYLDDPVNTAKTISKDGICYTGDMGFYDEEGLHFSGRAKLVIKPKGHQVYPDDVEAHIAGKLKGRVSMVAVVGVEHEVFSEGIMAFVECLPDQSVTPEEVVKTCEDISSYSRPSHVVVFKAGELPLNRVAKTDYMMLKDTARDIVKDLRGKGRWDKA; encoded by the coding sequence ATGAAAGATCATAAGAAAGACGCTCTCTGCAGGGAGGCATACGAAAAGCTTCTGCCCAATATAGCGGATTACGTGGCCCTCTACGCGAAGGAACGCCCCAAGGACACGGCGATCATCGAGCACAACACCGGCGAGGTCGTTTCCTGGAAACAGTTCAACACCTCTGTTTCCGCGTTCTCCGCGAAGCTTTTGTCGATTGGCATTAAAAAGGGCGACATCATCGCCACCAGCCTTCCGCTGCTGAAAGAACATATGTACCTCATACACGCCTGCTATCGGATCGGTGCGATCGTGGCGCCGCTCGACCTCCGCCTCAAGGCCAAGGAAGTGCAGTACTGTATGAACAAGATGAAACCCAAGGCCTATTTCTTCCTGGGAATGACCCCGGTCGCCGATTTCCGGCCGCTCGTAAAGGAAGTCATGCAGGGCTCCCCCTTCGTGAAGCACTGGGTGCAGTTCCAGAAGGAGAGCGACCTGATCATGGAAGGCGCCGTAGGCATCACCGATTTCGTCAGGGACATCAAGAAGGTCTTTATCAAGAGCATATTCACCGGTGCCGTTAAAAGGGCGCGGAAGCTCGTCGGCAAGCGCGACGCGTGCCTGATCATCTTCACCACGGGCTCGACCGGCTCGCCGAAACCGGCGCTCCTGTGCCACGAGAGCATCCTCATCCAGAATATCGGTCTGGCCGTCGGCTTCGAGCTCGGCATCACCGACCGTATGCTCATCAACCTGCCGCCCTCGCATGTGGGCTGCACCACCGAACAGCTCGGCACCACCGTGTACGGCGGCGGCGTTTCGGTGATCCTGCACATCTTCGATCCAAAGCTCAGCCTTGAAGCCATACAGAAACACAAGGTGACCGTGCTCGGCCAGATTCCCGCGCTCTTCAATATGGAGTGGAGGCTGCCGGAGTACAAGACCTACGATCTGTCCACGCTGCGTTTCGCGCTGTACGGCGGGCAGGCGGTGTCGCGCGAGTTCCTTGTAAGGATGAAGGAGATGGCGCCGCGCATCGGTACGGGCCTGGGCCTTACCGAAACCGCGGGATTCTGCACCTACACCAACGTGGACGCCGGCGTGGACGAGCTGGTTCGGGGCATCGGCTTCGACAGCGTCCTGTGTCCCATCAGCATACGCGACGGCATGAAGGCCGACGGCACGGCGGGCGCCGAAAAACCGAAAGGCGAGGTCGGCGAGATATGCTTCGCCGGGCCGCAGATATTCCTGGGATACCTTGATGACCCGGTGAACACGGCCAAGACCATCTCGAAGGACGGCATCTGCTACACCGGCGACATGGGCTTCTACGACGAGGAGGGCCTGCACTTTTCGGGGCGCGCAAAGCTCGTCATCAAACCCAAGGGCCACCAGGTGTATCCCGACGATGTCGAGGCGCATATCGCCGGAAAGCTTAAAGGACGGGTCTCCATGGTGGCGGTGGTCGGCGTGGAGCACGAGGTGTTCAGCGAGGGAATCATGGCCTTCGTGGAATGCCTGCCCGACCAGAGCGTTACCCCGGAGGAGGTGGTGAAGACGTGCGAGGACATCTCCTCGTACTCGCGTCCCTCGCATGTGGTGGTCTTCAAGGCGGGCGAGCTGCCGCTTAACCGCGTCGCCAAGACCGATTACATGATGCTGAAAGATACGGCCAGGGATATCGTCAAGGACCTCCGCGGCAAGGGCCGGTGGGACAAGGCCTGA
- a CDS encoding transglycosylase SLT domain-containing protein, whose translation MHTQSRKKHFALTACATVLLLALPAPSIDHLFAWILRDLALIPRENTVRPEKTAVETPTREEICLFDEVNDLSICDDPEVRRFIHVYLTRGRPYVVRSIQRSRLYLDEVDMIVRSTPGAPPDIALLPLLESGFSPQAVSRSRAVGLWQFLGPTAKILKMRNDAWVDERRDVEKSTRAAMRHLANLQSVFGSWDLALAAYNGGAGHVRRAMNRTRATSLAGLKKSGALHKETAEYVARYAALMVIYKNQDIFGIADEIGETVARETGVMELGFPVHIERLARVAGITVEEIRALNPQLKSVLTPIYERAYRLKLPAEAIRALEEDGDMSYAIKFGSIRKHVVRRGDSIGRIAKRYNSDPESIILINNIQNPARLRPGQTIYIPI comes from the coding sequence ATGCACACACAATCCCGGAAAAAGCATTTTGCGCTGACGGCCTGCGCCACCGTCCTGCTGCTCGCGCTTCCGGCGCCCTCCATCGACCATCTATTCGCCTGGATCCTGCGCGATCTGGCGCTCATTCCCCGCGAGAACACGGTCCGGCCCGAAAAGACCGCAGTGGAGACGCCCACCAGGGAAGAAATATGCCTCTTCGACGAGGTGAACGACCTGTCCATCTGCGACGATCCCGAGGTGCGCAGGTTCATCCACGTGTATCTCACACGGGGGCGTCCCTATGTGGTCCGCTCAATCCAGCGCTCCAGGCTCTACCTCGACGAGGTGGACATGATAGTGCGAAGCACCCCCGGCGCGCCGCCCGACATCGCGCTTCTGCCGCTTCTCGAAAGCGGGTTCAGCCCCCAGGCCGTGTCGCGGAGCAGGGCGGTCGGCCTGTGGCAGTTCCTTGGCCCAACGGCGAAGATACTGAAGATGCGGAACGACGCGTGGGTGGACGAGCGGCGCGACGTGGAAAAGTCGACCCGTGCCGCCATGCGCCACCTGGCCAACCTTCAGTCGGTATTCGGATCGTGGGACCTTGCGCTTGCGGCGTATAACGGGGGCGCGGGCCACGTGCGGCGCGCGATGAACAGAACGCGCGCCACCTCGCTCGCCGGCCTTAAAAAATCCGGGGCCCTGCACAAAGAGACCGCCGAGTACGTGGCGCGCTACGCCGCGCTCATGGTGATATACAAGAACCAGGACATCTTCGGCATCGCCGACGAGATCGGGGAAACGGTCGCGCGCGAAACCGGCGTTATGGAGCTCGGGTTCCCCGTGCATATCGAGCGCCTGGCGCGCGTCGCCGGCATCACGGTGGAGGAGATACGCGCGCTCAATCCCCAGCTTAAGAGCGTCCTCACGCCCATCTACGAGCGCGCCTACCGGCTCAAGCTCCCGGCGGAAGCGATCCGCGCCCTCGAGGAGGACGGGGACATGAGCTACGCCATAAAGTTCGGGTCGATCCGGAAGCACGTCGTGCGCCGCGGCGATTCGATCGGCCGGATAGCGAAGCGCTACAACAGTGACCCCGAATCGATCATCCTTATCAATAACATCCAGAACCCGGCGAGGCTTCGCCCGGGACAGACCATCTATATCCCGATCTGA